Proteins co-encoded in one Leptospira levettii genomic window:
- a CDS encoding amidohydrolase family protein, with protein MSANVTDTRFSSPFSWRGDFFPPILDDPIPDHLEKISDLGIPHIFDIHTHFFPETIMKLIWRWFDNVNWAIGYRLPEMERVNRLHHNGIKQFTTLNYAHKKNMAKSLNDWTYHNYQNWQGAIPFGTFYPEEGVYSYVKEAVEVYGFLGFKLHCEVSKLNLNDPELSDCFGYLEKKEIPIVIHTGTAPLPGEFTGIQFFKPFIQTYPKLHVIVAHMGAHEISAYASLLDEYSNLALDTTMVFVDFLATGKETDVDEAIPLLERYKDQIYFGSDFPNIPYNLNHPISKFLDLPISDKAKHKILFENAKNRFFK; from the coding sequence ATTTCTGCAAATGTTACAGACACACGATTCTCCTCTCCCTTTTCATGGAGGGGAGATTTTTTTCCTCCCATTCTTGACGATCCAATCCCCGACCACTTAGAAAAGATTTCCGATTTAGGCATCCCTCATATCTTCGATATCCACACTCATTTTTTTCCAGAAACCATTATGAAACTCATTTGGCGCTGGTTTGACAATGTGAACTGGGCAATCGGTTACCGCCTGCCGGAAATGGAAAGGGTCAACCGTTTGCACCATAATGGGATCAAACAATTTACCACCCTCAACTATGCTCATAAAAAAAATATGGCAAAATCACTGAATGATTGGACCTATCACAATTATCAAAATTGGCAAGGTGCTATACCCTTCGGAACTTTTTATCCTGAAGAAGGAGTGTACTCCTATGTTAAAGAAGCAGTTGAGGTGTATGGTTTTTTAGGTTTTAAGCTCCACTGTGAAGTTTCCAAACTCAACTTAAATGATCCAGAACTCAGCGATTGTTTTGGATATTTGGAAAAAAAAGAAATCCCGATCGTCATCCATACTGGTACGGCTCCGTTGCCTGGCGAATTTACAGGGATTCAATTTTTTAAACCATTTATCCAAACCTACCCAAAATTACATGTAATTGTCGCTCATATGGGAGCCCATGAAATATCCGCCTATGCTTCGTTACTTGATGAGTATTCCAATTTAGCTTTGGATACAACTATGGTCTTTGTAGATTTTTTAGCGACTGGAAAGGAAACCGATGTGGATGAGGCAATCCCACTTTTGGAACGTTACAAGGATCAGATTTACTTTGGATCCGATTTTCCGAATATCCCTTATAATCTAAACCATCCCATTTCCAAATTTTTGGACCTCCCCATCTCCGACAAAGCCAAACATAAAATCCTCTTCGAAAACGCTAAAAACCGATTTTTTAAATGA